From the Thermoanaerobaculia bacterium genome, one window contains:
- a CDS encoding DUF542 domain-containing protein, producing the protein MATIDPDLPVKDLLERLPEIRPVLAAFDIDTCCGGQHPLKEACIARGVPLEEVLREIGHILPEPAGGRTLRAVPAPGGDLVIPAMSIREIVRRFPSTAAVLEKHGLGDCGGEDGPDEPLGWFATVHRIALGPLMADVNAAAARDGRKAPAASTPKAPPRPFSPEFIVGSLVLTLTLGATTGMINLLRIAAGGDVPFSHRQMHAHTQILGFAALFLMGIAFHALPRISGVGGGPPRSSKATFWLMAGGVILRNFGQPFNLAPIGRIASLLSGVAELAAGCLFAIFVADLIRRAPAGKYGKKDPFLVLLGFGTTFFLAALVVNAAQSVWLAGHLETALPAALVDPFYFVALYGFLLGWVFAFAHRVVALFLGLEAPGPNPARAALVLQTLGVATFLAAGIPGLSNPAAALLRDAGMAGVALAAIVFVAGAKLLGRPKLPALAPPGNPLFAIRAAFVCLMLWAVLELGAIVVARTTVFPAQNLWWADAARHVFTIGFLTLIIVGMSLRILPVFSGKTLWSPKMAYATYALILAGVALRLLQYPAAFHAKLYEVGSWMGVFVVGGLVLFAVNLVRTMRARPPARSTLPVAPPATPAASPAPSRFVSRLPVR; encoded by the coding sequence ATGGCCACGATCGATCCGGATCTCCCCGTCAAGGACCTCCTCGAGCGATTGCCGGAAATCCGGCCGGTGCTCGCGGCCTTCGACATCGATACCTGCTGCGGGGGACAGCATCCGCTGAAAGAGGCGTGCATCGCCCGGGGCGTCCCGCTCGAGGAGGTCCTCCGAGAGATCGGCCACATCCTTCCGGAGCCCGCCGGCGGCAGAACGCTCCGGGCCGTCCCCGCGCCGGGGGGCGATCTCGTCATCCCCGCGATGTCGATCCGGGAGATCGTCCGGCGGTTCCCGTCGACCGCGGCCGTGCTCGAGAAGCACGGGCTCGGCGACTGCGGGGGAGAGGACGGGCCCGACGAGCCGCTCGGGTGGTTCGCCACGGTCCACCGCATCGCCCTCGGCCCGCTGATGGCCGACGTCAACGCCGCCGCGGCGCGCGACGGCCGCAAAGCTCCGGCGGCTTCCACGCCGAAGGCTCCGCCCCGTCCGTTCTCACCCGAGTTCATCGTCGGTTCGCTCGTCCTGACGCTGACTCTGGGCGCCACCACCGGGATGATCAACCTCCTCCGGATCGCGGCGGGGGGAGACGTGCCGTTCTCCCATCGCCAGATGCACGCGCACACGCAGATCCTCGGATTCGCGGCACTTTTCCTCATGGGGATCGCGTTTCACGCGCTCCCGCGCATCTCGGGAGTCGGCGGCGGTCCGCCCCGCTCCTCGAAGGCGACGTTCTGGCTGATGGCGGGCGGCGTGATCCTTCGGAACTTCGGGCAGCCGTTCAACCTCGCGCCGATCGGGCGAATCGCATCGCTGCTGTCGGGCGTGGCGGAGCTGGCGGCGGGCTGCCTCTTCGCGATCTTCGTCGCGGACCTGATTCGTCGCGCTCCGGCCGGCAAATACGGGAAGAAGGATCCTTTCCTCGTCCTGCTCGGATTCGGGACGACGTTCTTCCTGGCGGCCCTCGTCGTGAATGCCGCCCAGAGCGTCTGGCTCGCCGGACACCTCGAGACCGCGCTGCCGGCGGCGCTGGTCGACCCGTTCTACTTCGTCGCGCTGTACGGATTCCTGCTGGGGTGGGTGTTCGCCTTCGCGCACCGCGTCGTCGCTCTCTTCCTGGGCCTCGAGGCGCCGGGACCGAACCCGGCCCGCGCCGCGCTCGTTCTCCAGACGCTCGGCGTCGCGACGTTCCTCGCCGCCGGGATCCCCGGCCTTTCGAATCCGGCCGCCGCGCTCCTGCGGGACGCGGGAATGGCGGGCGTGGCCCTCGCCGCCATCGTCTTCGTCGCCGGAGCGAAACTCCTCGGCCGCCCGAAGCTTCCCGCGCTCGCTCCTCCCGGCAATCCGCTGTTCGCCATCCGGGCGGCGTTCGTCTGCCTGATGCTCTGGGCGGTCCTGGAGCTCGGCGCGATCGTCGTCGCCCGGACCACCGTGTTCCCGGCCCAGAACCTCTGGTGGGCGGATGCGGCGCGCCACGTCTTCACGATCGGGTTTCTGACGCTGATCATCGTGGGGATGAGCCTCCGGATCCTCCCGGTGTTCTCCGGAAAGACGCTCTGGTCGCCGAAGATGGCGTACGCCACGTACGCGCTGATCCTGGCGGGGGTGGCGCTGCGGCTCCTCCAGTACCCGGCCGCGTTCCACGCGAAGCTCTACGAAGTCGGGTCCTGGATGGGCGTCTTCGTCGTGGGCGGTCTCGTCCTGTTCGCGGTCAACCTCGTCCGGACGATGCGCGCCCGGCCTCCGGCGCGCTCGACGCTTCCGGTCGCGCCCCCGGCGACCCCGGCCGCCTCCCCGGCGCCGTCGCGGTTCGTTTCCCGGCTGCCGGTCCGATGA
- a CDS encoding DUF2249 domain-containing protein, translated as MSGEPRVIDVRPILQSGGEPLDAILAAAETVAPGEALVVIAPFEPMPLYGLMRQMGFSRDVEELDGGGFRVTFTRG; from the coding sequence ATGAGCGGCGAGCCGCGCGTGATCGACGTGCGTCCGATCCTCCAGTCGGGCGGCGAACCGCTCGATGCGATTCTCGCGGCGGCCGAAACCGTCGCGCCGGGGGAAGCCCTCGTCGTGATCGCGCCGTTCGAGCCGATGCCGCTCTACGGTCTGATGCGACAGATGGGCTTTTCCCGCGACGTCGAGGAGCTGGACGGCGGCGGATTCCGGGTGACGTTCACGCGCGGCTGA